ATGCTGGCATGCTGTGGCTGCACTCCCTCCCCGAGACTGTTATCTGTCTTGGGCACGGATTCATAGCACAGCTTTTAGCACCGCCTTATAGACCATTAGGGCCCCATTCACATGCAGGGGGACAATAGCTCACCCAGGATGCgtttccttcctccctttcccctacGCAGCAGGTGTGCTCTGCTCAGTATTATTGGTGCATGCGAGACCCCATCATTCTAAATTAATTCTGTATTCATCATCCCagctataatttatttatttagccgtAATTAATTTAGACTTAATGTGGATGAAATATGTACTGTCCTCGCGGGGGCAACTGCACGGCCCACATAGGCTTTAGTTAAAAGGACCATTAAGACCAACCCTTCTTGCGATCCATTAGGCCAGTCTCTCTCCAGTGAAGAAGATTAAGCCCTGCTGTGTGAAATGTCATGCATAATTGGGTCGATTGCTGCTTTAAACTCTGCCCCTTCGTCCACATCCCTTTCTCTTCATTTTGAGTACTTCTCTTCTTCAGAAGATCTCTTGGCCTCCCTTGCTCAGAACAGTGACTCACTCCATCCTGGTTTTCTGCCGCAGGCAGAGCTGTGTACATCCCacccttaaaataaaaattggtgcCCAGGTAATCCATACTCTGTACGACCAAGAAAAGCTGCGTGCATTGTGCCAATCTACATTGCTTTTTTTAACCTAATTTATTCTAGTTTTGCTGGTCCTTGGAAGGGGCAAATACCTATACAGGGCCCTGAAATCCTGCCTTCTACTTCTCAAAAGTAGAATATAGTGGATATAGGAAtggctctggcttctgagatttcagcaggcattaCCCATACACTCTAGGCTAGTTCtcaagagcatagctgtcaacgtacagatttgaaaataagggaccagcagcctcgaaaataagggatcagcagccaaaataagggatttgcAGAACAcaggtaggttcaacttctgagcctctccgagccaaaggcagaaagcccagccagcagccaaacgaagcctcaagcagtggttcacacagcgcagcaacccggcaaaggggatgcagcaaggaaaaccaccgtcacctctccgctgggaagcgctgagcaaagtcgagtccccaggcaacgcggccaatttgattggcacaaggcatgcaagctccaccccccagtcgttcttagactccttattgggtgagcaacacagccaagcaacacagttggagcctccctcctccctggccagcagggagggagggagaggagctgcttcctttgaaacctgggaaatttaagggacatcatcaataagggacagcagcgggacacagcgctgggataagggactttcctgccaaataagggacggttggcaGCTATGCTCAAGAGTCATATGAGCAAAAAATTGTGTTCAGCTGGAATCTGTGCCTAATGCTACTTTCTGTGCTTTTTTTCCCTGCACCAAGTACAGTATATATATTGCTCTGGTTATAGGCGTAGTCTTTTTTTGTTCTCCTCTGCAGGCGTTTTGGTACGAAATGTACAGCGTGCCAGCAGGGGATTCCACCCACGCAGGTGGTCAGGAAAGCCCAGGACTTCGTCTATCACCTGCACTGCTTTGCCTGCATCATCTGCAATCGCCAACTGGCCACAGGTGATGAGTTCTACCTCATGGAAGACGGACGCCTGGTGTGCAAGGAAGACTATGAGACGGCCAAGCAGAACGGTAGGGATTCAGCAAACATGCCAGGCATTCCTCTGTGGCAAGATACAGTTGCTTCTGGACAAACAGACAGGAGAGCTTGTGTGAATTAGgaaaaaaattggttttttttttctttcaggtTAACATCAGTGGTGGccagggtggggggcaggtgCAGGAAGGGCAAAGGATATTTCTAGGTTGGCAAAGTATGAAAGAAAATTATGTTAATGACAGGAGTCTAGCAGTGGGGGGCAAGTtccttattttgggggggggcacttgccCCTCTTTTCTCCTCTGGCACCACCTAGTGTTAGCATTAAGTACATGTGAGCAGGAAAGGTGGCAAACCTGTTTATGGGAAATGACAATAGGAATTTGTTTGCAAGGCAGGAACTGAACCCTCTGGGAACCTGGGATCCAATCCTGGCACATGGACACACATACAGGACATCAGTTCTGGCCAGTCTCATTTGCAAGTGTGCCGTGAATGGAATTGAAACCAAATGCCGGTACCACTCTAGGGTGTACACCCTGTACCGTGGGGTGCCTTGCCTGAGCTGGGGAATGGAGAGTTGTGCCATGAGCGGTGGGCTCTCCTGCTCTTCTCCAATCGTGTCACCCCTCCTGCTGCCTTGGGCCACTTGATGTTGTTGCCCGAACGCTGCAGGCTGGCTCCTTCTGCTGTCCAAGGTCTGGAGCAAAGCGCTGCTGCGTTCCAGCTCAAAACTCCATACTCCAGACACAAGGCCTGGCCTTGTTTCTTGGGGAGATTTCTATGTCTCAGGAAAGGAGGAATGCCTTGGATGAACAGTGTTAAGAGACAGCAAGGGCATGGCCAGGTGGCAGCTAAGCCTGGAAGCCGAACTTTGCAGTTTGTAGCTTTTCCATTTGAATGATGTACCTGCTTCCCTTGGATTTCAAGGGCTGTCCTACTGAAACCATGTCTTCTTCATTTTCTCGTGATTTAATGTACTTCACCAAATCTCCTTCTGAAGTTCTGTGCACACAAAACTTCTTTTTCCTTATCGTAGAAAGAGTTCCAATAGATGGGCATATTAATTCCCGAGCGAACCCACATCCCACTGAAATGGACAGTATTACCTAAAAAAATACAGGTGCAGGGAACTGGGAAAAGGCAGCCAGAACCTGCCCATTTCACTAGGCATGAACAACGGCCTGGCTCTGTCCTGCCACCCTAGGATCTCCACCTCTTTTCCAACACATTGTTTTCTCTCTTGCTGTTAGCCTCCCCAGTCCGAATCTCTTTGCATAACATCATCCTTGGCACATCCTCAGCTTTGGCAAAATGGCTGTGCCAGGGCACATTGAAGCAGGGAGCAGGGGCAGGTCTTGAGCAACTAATTGTTCAGTTCCTCCCACAAGCTCCCGGAACTGGGCCAAATATTTGGTCCCCCCACAAATGTATCTCCAGAAAGAATCTTATATTCCCAGGGGATTGATGAGCAACAGAGGGATGCATGCCATCTATTTTCTGTTTAAGATGCTCTGCATGAAGGAACATCAAGAGCCAAAAGCAACCCCCCAGGCTCAGCTCTGCTTGAGGCAACAGAGTTGTATCTTACACAGCAGCTTAATCTGGCCCTTAACCCAAAGAGTCTCCCATTTTTCATCCCGAGGCCTAAAATGCCAATATTTACTGTAGGTGAAAAACCCAGAATTGGGGGTGGGTTGAGGCAAGCGAGACAGAAAGAGGCTATAGATCACCAAACACTAATGAATCTACAGAGACTGCCAAACAGTGCCTGACTGAAATTAAAACTGAACTGGTCTTTAATGGATTTCATGTTGACAAGCCCTGACTTCTCATTAATTAAGGACTCTATTTTGACCTAATCAATTTAGCTAGGGTGATGCAATGCCTATTTGTGCTAAGGGGATTGGTTTGGGGGCCAGGGCTAAGAGATCATAGATTGAATATTGCTCAATTTCTATTATTGACTCAGCGTTATCGATGGCTACAGTGTCATAAAGTTTTGCAGCCCAAGGAGCTGCAAAGTAAGAGAGGGGGAATTCCAAGGCGTGGACCAAACAGGATGGCTAAACTGTCTATATATGAAGGAAGGGGAGACTTGTGTTTCTATAGCAATACATTTTGTTATCCGAGTAGGTAGGACACTTCTGTGGAGCATTTTTGAATTTGTGGCTTTGGCAGTTATGCTTCTTCCAGAATATGCACTCTGTccttcaagaaaagaaaaaagctactGTTAGAATGGCTGCTATATTGTGAGAGTTCAGAAATAAAAACAGGCACGTTTTACCCATTTCAGCCTGGCAACTTCAACCTGAGAGTATACTCACACTAGCATTTTTATTGCTGATCTGATGATAGGGGCTGTTGCTGCTCTCCTTGAAATTCATAGGCAATTATCTGAGACTAAATCACATTTGGGAGTCTGTTTATACAGTTGAAGTGTTACTTAACTATAGAATCAAAAGCACGAGACAGTTAGATGAGAACAAACAAGGTCTGGGTTCTCTTATTTGTGTGCTTCTGCAAGCTGTGCAATCAAATGGCTCTAAATTGCCACTCAACAGCGTCAACCTACTGTTAAAGGGACAGTGCTGGCTGGTTTTACCTTGTTCTCATTCCTGAGACAGCTTCCACTTTCAAAACTCACAGCACACAAATACCTATATTCTGCCTAAGCTTCCGTTTCATGCTCTGTGTGccaaaataaaaggaaactgtTCTGTTACAGACGATTCAGAAGCTGGAGCTAAGCGGCCTCGAACCACCATCACAGCCAAACAGTtggaaacattaaaaaatgcCTATAAAAACTCCCCCAAACCAGCGAGGCATGTGCGGGAGCAGCTGTCTTCTGAAACTGGATTGGACATGCGGGTTGTACAGGTGAGCCAAATGGCACAATGCAGATGCTGTCCTCAACTAAGTAATGGATTGATCTACAGCATTAATTACTTGCCATTAATTACTTGCCAGGTGGCATTAGCTGAGCTCATGCAGGAGAGGTTTGTGTGTGCAAGAAGGAGGCAGCAGAAGTCCCTTTACCTGTGGGTTTAAATTCCACGATCCTGCACTTCATGGGGTTGATAAAGCATATCTGGAGGCTGCTATGGACCTCAGATGCAGAAACAGAATGAAAGAAATGTATAGAATTTTGGGGCTTTTATAAAGATCTGTTGTGGAAGAAGGAATATCAGCTGTTGCAGCTTGTCAAGCAGGGTGGGGAAATTTGCAAATCCCCTcacttttaccttttactaacCCTCTCCTCTTTTTCATCTGGTCACGTTCAGAGAAGGTGCAGAAAGCAGCACCCATTCAAACATATGCAGAGGTAGATTTTGGACGTGACATTAATTGCAAGGCCGGTGAATCCTCCGATGGTTTGACACAACAATAAACCCTCTTAGatctttagggatgccaaaagcAGCTCCAAGGCTTTCCTCCTAGCCGTATCAATTGAGCGTGTGTAAGGCTTGTATTGTCATGGAGCTCCTCATCAGGTAAACTAGGAGCTGCTTCTGTTTGTGCCACACGGCACTGTGGATCGTCTGGTTTGGCAGGAATGCTTTTTATCTATGAAATTTCTTTTATGCccttcaaggatcacagggtggtttacaacacaaaAGCACAAAAGTACAGAGTAATACACAGAAACAATAACCCCAGATATGAATCTGccttgggattttttttggggggggggagttgctacAATGTCATTAATAATGGCAATAATTTACATTGGGAAACTATTTTATCTTTTTActcttttttttgcaaaccacccagaggttttattacaaaagAAACACAACTGTATATAAACTTGTGAAATAAATATTATCCCAATGCAGATAAtatttttggaatgcagaaattgaAGCTGAGAAAGTCACATAATCGTGGCTGTAACAGAGGGAAGAAAACAGATGCATggcaaccagtggcgtagcgtggggggtgcaggggggccggccgcactgggcgcaacatctgggggcgcgcgctcgcactcgcagctctctgcccctactaaaatccacgggttagggggcgcaaattacttgccttgccccgggtgctgacaacccactgATGGCCACTTCCATCTCTGCTGCAAGAAGCTAGGCTTCTCTCCCTCCAGCAGCCATTGCATCTGACTGCAGCAAAATGGAGAGATCAGCTAACTCTTCTGAACTTTTCCACCTATTGGTCACCACACCAGATGACCATAGAACTAAGAACTTGTGTCTGAGCTTGCTTGCTTCTTCCTCCCTCTTACACCATTTTCATTTTGTTCGTCCTGTCCGTCTTTCTGTAGTTATCTGTACGcaactctgggagccttttcttTGGCTTTAGGGTAGAAGTGCTACAAACAACAAAAGAAATCAACGTATCTAAGGCAGAATTAGGGCTTGAATTCAGATGCAGGAGATCAAATTGCTGCTCTCTGTCCACTGAACCACACTAGAGTTCTCTGCTTGGACGGGCTCTCAGCAATGCTTGTCTTTTCCCTCCTTTATCTTCTACGGCTCCAGGTCTGGTTTCAAAACAGAAGAGCTAAAGAGAAACGTCTGAAGAAAGATGCTGGGCGTCACCGCTGGGGCCAGTTCTACAAGAGCGTTAAGAGGAATCGAGGAGGCAGCAAACATGAAAAGGAGAGCTCTGCAGAGGACTGTGGGGTTAGTGATAGTGAGCTGAGCTTCAGAGGTAGGCATGGGGTAGAGCAGAGACTGGGGGAAGGCTCAGGGCTATCGTCCACAGGACAACGCAAACTCGCTCTACAAGGCAAATTGAGCCACAGGCTCATATGCTTGTGCCTGAAGTTGCCCTtgttcagggatggagaacttttttcagactgagggcaaCCTTCTGCGTGCTGGTGGTGGGCAGGGCAAGAGAAAAAAGCAAGCCatagggcagcggttctcaacctgtgggtccccagatgttgttggactacaactcccattatccctgagctctggtcttgctagctatgggtgatgggagttgtagttcaacaacatctgtagacccacaggttgagaaaggctgccataGGTTTCTCTACATATAAACGCTTCCATCCATTTATGTAAGAGGCATTATCGATTTCAAGGATAGTATATACCCAGACAAAATTGCCTGGAGGGAAGCACAGAGCCAATGTGAGTCCTGGAGGACTGCAGTCAGACACCagtcctgaggttccccacacttgTTTGGCTACAAAAGCAGTGGCATGAAGGCGGCTTGGGATTTCCCCTCTTCGATGTAGAATCTCCCATACAGAAGCATTGCACACTGGCCACCCAAAGGAATGGGTTGCGTGGGATTCTACATGCAGTGGAGAGGGCAGCAAATCCAGCCTTTGCTTTCATGCCCTCACTGTGTGCAGGCTGCCCAAATCAAACGACAAATTGAACCTCTGAATTGTTTGATATAATGAAGCTCTCCGATGGAAGTTgaatttgctgtttgtttttgtgacaattcccgccccccccaaccAAAACAACCAGTTTGCTATATGCATAGTATTTGACTTGACTGGAGAATGGCTGGGTAAATTGTCCCATAGGCTACCACATTTCCAATTTGGGTGAGTAAACTTGGAGCCTCTGGTATCACCACTGGATTTTTAGTATCAAACAGATATAAAGTCCAGTACCCAGAGAGAATTATTAGTGGGAGTTGCAAGGCAGAGAAGGCCTTACATGTGGCAGTGGGACCTGCAAAATGGCGCcgtgtggagtgctcctgttcaggattgAATGGGCGGCATGTGACTCACATTTCTGTGCTGACATCCCATGAGATAACACTTCTCATTGGCTTTTCACAGGGATTCTTCTCACATTAAAAGCACCTGTGTTCTTAACAGGATTCAAAATCATTAGCCAAAACAGGTTGGAAACAAAACATGCTCTCCTCTCTTAAGAATGCATAAACATTTGCTCAGAAGGCAACTGTCTGGAAAGCTAATTTACAGCCTCCTCATAAGCTAAATTCCACAGGCATTTCTATTGCACAGCTTGTAAATCTATTACACATTTGAGTTTTCTTGTGTGCTGCTTAAGTGTCCTCCCCCTAAAATTAAGCTGTTTAGAAAtggacttaaataaataaaataagttatTGAGTTGCTCCAGTCCACAGTTTAAAATCCTGCCAAGCAGCAGTTGGGTGGTATAGTGGAAGACTGAATCAGTGCTTCACTGCAAAACTACAGTCTTGAAATGGCTCATTCAACCCCAAACTATTGGatcagtgaggaaactgcctgcacagtccaTTTAGAAACCTACTTTTGCACTTGTAGGGCCCTGAGCTAAACTGAGGGTATGTTGAGAATTGCAGCCTGAATTACCTGCTTCAAACATCTCATCCCCATTATCTAAGGCTAaagatcatttttttaaatataaaaaataaccaTCAACAACAAGAAGTGTAACCAAtaataaaaagaggaaaaaagaagagcgAGACCAACGCACCAAGTAACACATATTTTTAACCTCTTATTATAAAAGCGTTTCCATACTGCCATTATCATAAAATCTAAGGGTTGTATAAAACAATAATTCATAAAAGCACCATTCAAACAATACAGTTAGTAATTAAAGAGGCAGGTTAATCCTaatgataaataaatagcagCTGCAAAGGCATGTTGGCATAAAAAAGGGCTTGAAAAGATGCTTGAAAGTCAACAAGGAGGCTCGCTGTTTCATCTCTGCTCGCAAAGTGTTCCACAGCATGAGACTGACTAAATGCCTCAGGTCTCTTAAACATAACAAGCAGCGCTTTTCCAGATGATCTCAGTGGTTGAGCCAGGATATAAGGAGTCCTGAAGATATCAGGGACCCAAGTTGCTCTGGGCATTGCCATGACAATCTGGAACCTTGCCCGGAAGCATTTGAAGACTGAAACCTTATActgttacctgggagtaaaccccaatgaattgaatgggacttatttcttgGTACACACAAATTGAACTTTGCTGTATTAAAATCTGGCAGAGTAAAGAGATATTCACAGATGTGCAACTCCATATATACTTGATTGCCTTTACTAAAGTCAGATCCAATTTAATTAAACCTTCTCCCTGTTTTAAGGTTTGgaatttttccttccttttaaatgTGTAGAAAGATGTCTCTGCGTGtggatggaataataataataataataataataataataataataataataataataataatttattatttataccccgcccatctggctgggcctccccagccactctgggcggcttccataaaaaccaaaaatacagtaaaatatcacacgttaaaaacttccctgaacagggctgccttaagatgtcttctgaatgtcaggtagttgtttatcgctttgacatctgctggaagggcgttccacagggcgggcgccactaccgagaaggccctctgcctggttccctgtagctttgcttctcgcaatgagggaaccgccagaaggccctc
The Podarcis raffonei isolate rPodRaf1 chromosome 6, rPodRaf1.pri, whole genome shotgun sequence DNA segment above includes these coding regions:
- the LHX4 gene encoding LIM/homeobox protein Lhx4 isoform X2; the encoded protein is MQLADRCFSRAGSVYCKEDFFKRFGTKCTACQQGIPPTQVVRKAQDFVYHLHCFACIICNRQLATGDEFYLMEDGRLVCKEDYETAKQNDDSEAGAKRPRTTITAKQLETLKNAYKNSPKPARHVREQLSSETGLDMRVVQVWFQNRRAKEKRLKKDAGRHRWGQFYKSVKRNRGGSKHEKESSAEDCGVSDSELSFREDQILSELGHNNRIYNNAGEVASGQLMNGTFSMDGTGQSYQDLRDGSPYGIPQSPASISSLPSHTPLLNGLDYTMDNNLGIMAHGGQGVSQTLRAMAGGPTSDISTGSSVGYPDFPTSPASWLDEMDHPPF